From Streptomyces sp. NBC_01460, a single genomic window includes:
- a CDS encoding aldehyde dehydrogenase family protein — protein MTSTDSAPSASAPIWSAKIFDGSWREAGGGTMDVTAPATGTVVATVGAATPGDVDASVASARTAQRAWAKLAHAERAQVFIKASALLSADPDRIVRWLVPESGSGQGKAQFEVGLLVAELNEAAALTSEPYGELLRSSKPRLSAVRRVPLGVVGVISPFNFPAVLALRSVAPALAAGNAVVLKPDPRTPVSGGLALAELLAEAGLPEGLLHVLPGGSDIGEALVTHPDVPCISFTGSTPAGRAIGAAAGPLLKKVHLELGGNNALLVLPDADLEAAASAGAWGSFLHQGQICMTTGRHLVHVSQAAEYAARLVEKANALPVGDPTDPANALGPVIDERQRDRIHSIVTRSVEQGAVLAAGGTYDGLFYRPTVLTDVPPDSPAFAEEVFGPVAPVVAYETVDEAIDLVNASEYGLSVSILTANAFAAWELADRIESGAVHINDQTVDDEAVAPFGGSKASGTGGRFGGRASLDTFSDLQWITAQAHIERYPF, from the coding sequence ATGACCAGCACAGACTCCGCCCCCTCCGCGTCCGCGCCGATCTGGTCCGCGAAGATCTTCGACGGTTCCTGGCGTGAGGCGGGGGGCGGCACCATGGACGTCACCGCACCCGCCACCGGCACGGTCGTCGCGACCGTGGGAGCGGCCACCCCCGGGGACGTCGACGCCTCCGTGGCGTCGGCCAGGACGGCCCAGCGCGCCTGGGCGAAGCTCGCTCACGCCGAGCGGGCGCAGGTCTTCATCAAGGCGTCCGCCCTGCTCTCCGCGGACCCGGACCGCATCGTGCGGTGGCTCGTCCCCGAATCCGGTTCCGGACAGGGCAAGGCGCAGTTCGAGGTCGGTCTGCTCGTCGCGGAGCTCAACGAGGCAGCCGCGCTGACCTCGGAGCCCTACGGAGAGCTGCTGCGGAGCTCGAAGCCCCGGCTCTCCGCCGTCCGCCGGGTCCCGCTGGGGGTCGTGGGCGTCATCAGTCCGTTCAACTTCCCCGCCGTCCTCGCTCTGCGTTCGGTGGCCCCGGCCCTGGCCGCGGGCAACGCGGTGGTCCTCAAGCCCGATCCGCGTACCCCGGTCTCCGGCGGCCTGGCCCTCGCCGAGCTGCTGGCCGAGGCGGGCCTGCCCGAGGGGCTGCTGCACGTCCTGCCCGGCGGATCCGACATCGGTGAGGCCCTGGTCACGCACCCGGACGTCCCGTGCATCTCCTTCACCGGCTCCACCCCGGCCGGGCGTGCCATCGGTGCGGCCGCCGGGCCCCTGCTCAAGAAGGTCCACCTCGAACTGGGCGGGAACAACGCCCTCCTGGTCCTCCCGGACGCCGACCTGGAGGCCGCGGCCTCGGCCGGCGCCTGGGGTTCCTTCCTGCACCAGGGCCAGATCTGCATGACCACCGGCCGCCACCTGGTCCACGTGTCGCAGGCCGCCGAGTACGCCGCCAGGCTCGTCGAGAAGGCGAACGCCCTCCCCGTCGGCGACCCCACCGACCCGGCCAACGCCCTCGGCCCGGTCATCGACGAGCGGCAGCGCGACCGGATCCACTCGATCGTCACGCGCAGCGTCGAGCAGGGCGCGGTGCTCGCCGCGGGCGGTACCTACGACGGCCTCTTCTACCGGCCGACCGTGCTGACCGACGTCCCGCCGGACTCCCCGGCGTTCGCCGAGGAGGTGTTCGGCCCGGTCGCCCCCGTCGTCGCGTACGAGACGGTCGACGAGGCCATCGACCTCGTCAACGCCTCGGAGTACGGGCTCTCCGTCTCGATCCTCACGGCGAACGCCTTCGCCGCGTGGGAGCTCGCCGACCGGATCGAATCGGGCGCGGTGCACATCAACGACCAGACGGTGGACGACGAGGCCGTGGCCCCCTTCGGCGGCAGCAAGGCGTCCGGCACGGGAGGCCGGTTCGGCGGCAGGGCGAGCCTGGACACCTTCTCGGACCTGCAGTGGATCACCGCGCAGGCGCACATCGAGCGCTACCCCTTCTGA